AGAAATCGTTTGCGGAAAATGATACGGCAAAGCTGTTTTTTGAGACGCGCGGAGTGTTGTTGCATGAATTGACACACGCCTATCAATTGGAACCGCAGGGAGTCGGCTCTTACGGAACCAACCGCGTGTTCTGGGCATTTATCGAAGGTATGGCGGATGCCGTGCGTGTGGCAAACGGTGGTTTTGACGGTCCGAATGCCCGTCCGAAAGGTGGAAACTACATGGACGGGTATCGTACGGCAGGCTATTTCTTTGTCTGGCTGCGTGACAATAAAGATCCGGAATTTCTGCGTAAATTCAACCGGAGTGCCTTGGAAGTGATTCCCTGGTCGTTCGATGGGGCTATAAAACATATCTTGGGAGCGGAATATGGCATTGACGAACTATGGCATGAATACCAGGTTGCCGTGGGAGATATACAAGCATAATAATATGAACAGATATGGCAATGTAATGGGTAAAAGAAGATTGTTTTTGGTTTGGTCGTGTCTGGTAAGCGTGATTTTGCCGGGCATGGCTCAAACCGGACGGCTGATTGACTATGTGAATCCATTTGTAGGGACAGACGGGTATGGCAATGTGTATCCTGGTGCGCAGATTCCTTTCGGGGGAATTCAGATGAGCCCGGACACGGACTGCAAATACTATGATGCCGCTTCGGGCTATAAATACAAGCATCTCACACTGTTGGGATTCAGCCTGACGCATCTAAGCGGCACCGGCATACCGGATTTGGGCGACTTCCTGTTTATTCCGGGAACGGGAGAAATGAAACTCGAACCGGGTACGCATGAAGAACCCGATAAAGGATACCGTTCGCGTTATTCGCATGAAAAGGAGTGGGCTTCTCCCAATTATTACGGAGTAGAACTGGCGGACTATGGAGTGAAAGCCGAAATGACTTCGGGAGTACGTAGTGGCATGTTTCGTTTTACTTATCCTGCGTCAGAGAAAGCATTTATTATGATTGACATGAATCATACTTTGTGGCAATCCTGCGAATGGTCGAATCTGCGTATGGAAAACGATTCTACCATCACCGGATATAAACTGGTGAAAGGTTGGGGACCCGAACGGCACATTTATTTCACGGCTACTTTCTCCCGAAAACTGACAGGATTGCGCTTTATGCAGGACGGGAAACCGGTGATTTACAATACTTCCCGATTTCGTAGCTGCTATGAGGCTTGGGGAAAGAACCTTATGGCTTGTATCTCTTTTGATACTAAGGCAGGAGAGGAAGTGATTGTAAAAACTGCTATCTCGGCAGTCAGTACAAACGGAGCAAAGAATAATATGAGCGAGCTTTCCGAGCTGACTTTTGACGAACTGAAGGCGAAAGGAGAAACTCTTTGGGAAAAGGAACTTGGAAAGTATGCGCTGACTGCCGACCGCAAGGCAAAGGGAACATTCTATACATCGGCTTATCATGCAGCTTTGCACCCGTTCGTCTTTCAGGATGCCGACGGACAGTTCCGTGGATTGGACAAGAATATAGAAAAGGCGGAAGGCTTCACAAATTATACCGTATTCTCTCTTTGGGATACATAC
The DNA window shown above is from Bacteroides faecium and carries:
- a CDS encoding basic secretory family protein, encoding MKKRHLIYVACLSVGMGACSSILNNQNEVADDAWNQYNVGTVIFEDKAPETKGSDIYHRIIPDAESYIKEQARTVLATLYKSPEDSIVPVDKIHYTLEDIEGISAKGGGDGEVTIFYSTRHIEKSFAENDTAKLFFETRGVLLHELTHAYQLEPQGVGSYGTNRVFWAFIEGMADAVRVANGGFDGPNARPKGGNYMDGYRTAGYFFVWLRDNKDPEFLRKFNRSALEVIPWSFDGAIKHILGAEYGIDELWHEYQVAVGDIQA